The Musa acuminata AAA Group cultivar baxijiao chromosome BXJ2-5, Cavendish_Baxijiao_AAA, whole genome shotgun sequence genomic interval ttgcaaagcttGGTGCTGTTAGTTAGAGTTTGGGTTTATTAAAATCAGGAGAGGTATCCATCAGCTTATTATTGTTGAATTGCAGTGGTGTAGATTTTGataatcaaataatcattttcaTGGAACAAACATGATCTATTTAATTGGCagattttgtgatttatggtttgCATGTGGGATCATGGGATCTCCTGTTCCTTCCCAATTTACATGGTTATTGTTTTTCACTCTTTGGTCGGGTTTGCTGGCGGCAGTTGTTTTAATGGACGAAAGACTATGTATCATGTGGTACCGTGTGACCAGCAGGTGTTAGATATGCATTTTACTGTTTGGGTCTGGGATCATTTGTGCATAATCAGGGACAACCAATTTTATCTTCGTATATAGTATCTGCAAAGAAGATTTATGGTCTAACAGAAGTCAACCATATTGTTGTATTTCACTAAAAGTCACCTCTCATTTCAATGAGTAGCTCAAGTTGTATTTACATATTTTAACATATTTTATTTGCTTTTTCAGTGAGAGAATTTATTGGTTGGTTCACTGTGTATCTAGCAACAGAAATTGATTCAATAGGTCCCATGATGCTAAGGTCATATGCATTCAACTATATAACTTGAAATACATATCTACTCTTCTAGTTTTCTTTTATGTTTGCTGAGATTACTGCATTTTTACaaaattgttttttctttttaaaaaatggCATCTTGTTTTTGTTGATGGCATGTAAATAAGCAATGGAGTCTGTGAGCAGAACTGGATTTGAACAACAATGTACTACTTATTGGCATCCATGAAAATCCTAATAAGTCTGCACTCTGCAAAAACAGTtgattcttgaaacacaaaaccaATAGGTTGTCACAATCACTTGAACACTAGGGAACAGTTGCAGCATTTCTTTATTCTTATTTGCCAAAACTGCTAATAACACATAATTGGATTAATTATAGAAAAAGGATCTTTCTGGCAGTTATTTCTTTTTTCTCTGAAACTTCACTTTTTTTTACCAAGTTCACTCTCCAGCAAGCTGTAGTTATAACTCTCCAGTCCTTCATACATAAATTTCACCATCTAGACTACACTTAGTAAATTGCCTAATAGTGGTTTGCAGTTTATTATACAGTCTTATAGCCCAATGTTAGGTCTGATATGAAGGCTTTATCAGTAATCCCCTAGGACTTTGTGGTTCAATGCTTTTATTGTAATTGTGAATGATTATATTAGAGATCAAATATTCTTATGTTGCACTTCTGTTAACTAGTTTTTTCCCCCCTTTGTAGGTAACTTATTTTGTTATGATTCCCCGAGATGGAGGCCTTAAGATGGGAATATTTGTGCTTCATAATATATCAgaatctgctctctctctctctctctctctctctctctctctctctatctatatatatatatatatatatatatatatatactgtcagGCTGTTGGCTAGTTTCAGAAGAAGGCACATTCATTTTATGCTGTTCAGTGAAACATGGTTACAATTTACAAATACATATAAAAAGGGTACCTCTTCTGGAACTGCAAATAAAGGTCCCTCCATCAAAACAAGGTTAAGAAAGGTGAAATGAGAACTTCTTTTCTTCATGAACTACACTAGATATTGAGATGAATGCTTATTGTGCATAAAAAATTGCACCATTCTCATGTTTGTCTTGTGGATAGGCTTGCACTAGGTCATAGCTTAAAAATGTCCAACGTGGGTTGAGAAATATGAGCTGCAAGGTAGATCCGTAGCTACTAGGAAATATGTTTTTATAGTAATTTCTGGTCTTGAGGCGGTCATTGAGCTAAGCTGAGATGGATTTGCCAATTTACTAGGTTAATCAAGTCTATCCTAGTATTCACAGGTTACAATTATGGAAGAATTTGTTTCCTAGAGTTCAGGTTCTTTGTTTGATTTTAGTACACCTATCATAGTTTGATGAGTTAGTGCCACGGATTTGCAGTCTAAGCTTTCGTGATAATTATACAACAGAGTCATGGTGCACATGCGGTTGTCTTTGACACGAAATACAATAATGGGCTTGATGAATTGGCATATATGTGATGGTTTTCTTGCTCCATTCTCTCCCTCGAATGATGATCATACCGACTAATCTAAACAATTTGGATCTATCATGTGTGTTGGTTTGCTTTGTCCTGCAATCCTCTTATGCGATGATATGTGCTGTTTCCTTTTAGATTGGTTATGTTTTCGGTGACGCCGCAGTTGGTCAAGTATGATATTATTGCAATTTTTGTCAATTATGGTGCTTCAGTTTTGGTATTTATCTGTTCTTGATCTGGATTTATGCCTTATATACTGAAATTAAAAAGAGCTGTATCGTTTAGTCTTTTAACAAAATACTGCTCAGCTGCACttgtcaagtgttttatcttgtttTGGAACTAATTAGAAATAATGATCATAATTGTTATTATACTAGAAATGATGATCAATTACAGTTCTTAACTTGGTAACAGTGGCAGCTAATCAGTGTAGTCGTTGTTATAATTATTTTAGAATTGTCATGTTAAATAAGATAAGACATTAATATGTTATTGTTGTTTCATGAAGTTTCATCTAATTGAAATTGATTGTGATTCGGATAATATCAAATGTTATTCCTCCTCGTAATAATACTAATTGTTAATTACAGAATTTAAATGTTCGTTCATAATTGCTATGATAGATTTCAGAAACACCGAAAGTTACCTTTTATTTGTCAAGATGATTGGCACCTAACTCTTACTATCTGGTACATCAAAGAGTCCCTTTCTTTCTCTACTTACCATGGTTTGGAACTACAAAAGATTAGTGTAGATATGGTTTGGAATGATTCAAATAGCTCGGCCATTAGTGGAATTGAAATCAGATAAACAAATTTGTGGGTACTTTATCTATTGAGATGTCTAAATGTTTTCATCAATGTCAGGTTGATATCTCTTTTTTTTCAGCATATTCTATCAAATTTCCAAGTTAAATTAGAATGTTCATTGATTATTCTTATATGAGCAGGTGAACACAGTACTTCAAAACGTGTGTTTCCTTTCCAATAGGTAGATTTTGATGTGGCCTTCCGACCAGCTACCATTATAAATTAATGTTCATGCTTTTATTGACATGAGTTGTGTGAGTGTGTCACACGGAATTAGGCGTGTGAAAGAAAAGTCAAGTTCGGCAGGTGACGATGCCAAGGAGACGGCATTATTAGTTTATATAGCCTGAGTGGAATTAAGGATATTAACATATCTAtgcttgaaatatttttttggatTGTAGAGAACAATTTAGACTCAAAGATATGCCCAAAGCATAGTCAACAAAAGGCTtgaatcaatataatttttcaatTTTCATTGATATTAATGTTGATATGGCTACTGTTTTAATCAATTCGGGTTCAACATTGGATATCAATCAGTCCAAATATATGATGCATAACTTAGATCCAGGTTCTAAACTTACCAAATTAATATTGTACATATTCCCCTAATTCAGTATTCTATACAAATTCAAAAAACGAATAGGAGTGAATCAATTATTCTGAGCATGATGCAATTAGTATGTCTATTTTCTTCcagaaaggaagaaaagaagttTCTTAAAGTAAAAGTAATATTATGGAATAGTGGTTATGGGTGAAATAACAAAGCCTCTCAGTCAAAAAGCCTGAAAAATGTAATATGGTAGGTGACTTGGTTTATGATCAACAATAGGCAATGAAAAAAGTGGTGCCTGTTAATTGTGTAAGATATGACCATTTCTAATGTTTATGGTAAGTGATTTGACTTCCATTGTTCATGTTGTAAAAAGCAGAAGCTTAACTTTCAACAAAATTTTAATTGTCTTTGCCATTATGTCAAATCTGCTACTTTGCTTGTTCACCAAGATATGACTGTCCCAAACTTCATATTttcacacactatatatatatatatatatatatatatatatatatatatattcaccaaGATATGACTGTCCCAAACttcatgtgtgtgtatatatatatatacatatatatatatacatatatatatatacatatatatatatatatatatacacacacacacttgaGAAGTGTATCACAGAAAAAATTCTTATTTTGCAAGAAAATTTTTGGAATCTTCTCAGTAAAATGAAAGGTTTAATTCCTAGATTGTCTCATCCATTCATGGAAGGTCAAAACAGGAGAGGTGATATTGATTCATGGAAGATTGGTTGACCATGAGGTTAGTATGGGATTAATTCCCTTACTATTCTTTTTATATAGATCAATGGAGAAATGTGAAACGTGCAGGGAACATCGCAGTACTCCATCAATCTTCCTTGTTATATTAGTCATTAGCAGTACAAGGTCAGAAAAGAGCGCTTAAGACGAATTCTTCCACCAAGAAACGCAGAAGGATTCTTCCTTAGACTTGCCGGGAAAGAAAGAAATCTTCCACTATTTATAGCTCACAACCTTTGCCATCCTCATCCaatccttctttcttcttcttcttctcctccgtgAAGGATCACAGTATGGGGCATCACAAACCTGTCATCATCTTCAGCTTTCTTACCATCTTTTTCTTGCAGTCGGTGCTGGTGGCCTCTCAAGAAGTTGGTATGTACATGTCTTGCCCTTCGTTCCATCATGCATTCGTTCTTGACGAGTCTGTGGCTGTCAGAGGACGAGAAGGAGTTCAGCTACGAGAAGGGGAGCGAGACGGGACCAGAACACTGGGGCGAGATCCACAAGGACTGGGCTGCCTGTGGCAAGGGTCACATGCAGTCCCCCATCGATCTCACCCACAAAAGAGTGCAGATCCTCCCCCATTTAGGTCGTCTTCGCCGCTCCTATCACCCGGCCGAAGCCATCCTCAAGAATCGCGGTCATGATATCATGGTAAGGAGctgtcttttctctctctccctctccctctccctctctatcCATCTAACTTGTTTCTTACCGTGCAAAGCTCAAATGGGAAGAAGAAGCTGGAGGCTTATGGATCAACGGGACGGAGTACGCTCTCAAGCAGCTGCACTGGCACTCGCCCTCCGAGCACACCGTCGATGGCCGCAGGTGCTTCATCTTTCTCTCGGTTTTCTGCTCTTTTGGGGATCAACGTCGAGACAAGACATTGACTTGGAAATGAATTCACGTATCATCGAACTCGGCTCATCCAACTCACCTGCATGTGATGTTATTCTGATACTACCGCAGGTTCTCCCTGGAGATGCACATGGTTCACGAGAGCACCGACAACAAGACCGCGGTCGTCGGCATTCTTTACACGATTGGCCGCCATGATCCCTTCCTCGCCAAGGTCTGTTCTTGATGCTACAGTTCAGTAAACCATCCAACAGATTCAGCAGTAATCATAAACAAATCCCTGCATTAATTACGAATAAATGATTCAGGGGAGCGAATGacattaataaatattattcccATATCACCTGAACGAGTTCACAGATCGTTCATCTCATCTTTGACTTAATAATTTGCATGCGCAGCTGGAGAGGTACATCGAGAAGATTGCAGACAAGCACGAGGCCGAGGAGGCGGTGGGCATGGTGGATCCGAGGCACATCAAGAGGGGAAGCAGGAAGTACTACAGATACATGGGGTCCTTGACCACTCCACCTTGCACTGAGGGCGTCGTTTGGACCATCGTAAAGAAGGTATTGCGATGTGGAATTCATCTGCTTATTCTTGAAGATGATTTGGATTGCACATGAGGATGAGTTGGCTTCGGTGTCGACAGGTGCGCACGGTGACAAGGAAGCAGGTGGCTCTTCTGAGGGAAGCTGTGCATGATGTGAGCAACACTAGTAGCTTTCTTAATGTGCATTTATATCCTTAACACAACACTCGATAGTGTGTGGATTTTACTAGCATAGATTACGATCAAAatatagatttttatttatatacttaactcaaaatcatgcagatGTTCTTCATTAATTTAAGTGAATGCTAGATTACCATCATATTCTATTGGTAATTAGGAAACTAAGTGTACCTACTTATATTGCAGGACTCAGAGATGAATGCGAGACCCACCCAGAAGATTAATGACAGGATGATAGGCTTATATCGGCCTCGACCACATCAACAATGATGCTGGAACATgtcttataatttattttttgatgctACACCTCTTGAAATAAGAACAAGTCTTGATTAGTTTGGAAGATTACCTAAACGATCGGCTATTCTATTAATTATTTGTTTGATGACCTCTTCAAGAAAAATTGCTGTGCGAACAAAGCTGTAGTCAACTTTGGGGACATCAATCAAGGAATAAAGGTTTCCATTTTGCAGTCTCATGAAGAATTCCTTATaattttgcttttactttgatttCATATCACTATCTCAAAGGTTAGTAATATGAAATCCAAGATTAATCTCATTctttttttcatttaatatactataatatactatattaaatatactatattaaatatactatattaaatatagaaataatCTTTATGCATCTAATTAACGATATGTATCTTTTGATATAATTAACGATATGTACCTTTTGATAATTAACGATATGTACCTTTTTGATATAATTAACTATATGTACCTTTTGATATAATTAACGATATGAATCTTTTGATATTTAAACATTTTTGTTTAATTTGCAAGACATCATCTTTAATCCTTCTATCTTTaattctcctaataacttataagCGAGATGCTATACTTTAACCTTTAGaagaggtcctatctatttatagacgagagcaaagggtctaaaataagttattaggagagttccgcccattaaggttatctcctaaagaatcctaTTTTAACTGAACTTCTTTGCTATTCAtcaatatatcttacttaattaaatataatcacataatctaacagtaTATACTTCAATATCATCTCTCCAACCCCATTACtacgtaattatatttattgtatgattccatcagaattctattcaaTTAATTCACGTATGTGATCCATTCAATGAACTAAATTATTGTTGATATAATACCTCTTAATTTGATCCAAATACTCATTCTAGAAGCTAATCCATTTTTTTTAGGAGTGTGATcactacaatatatatatatatatatttatatatattgatttttttagAGAAAATTGGACTTATTTTTCTTGCTGCTTATTGGATGAGAAATTTCTTTACCTTATGACCCTCTATTTATACCCATCGTTCGCGTGTTTGTCATGTGATCCCATAGGGCGGCGGACCCAAACCCTGGTACGGTGGTCGCTGTCTGGGTAAGACAGGGATCCACGACTCAAAGAGCCGCCGTCCACCGAAAACCCCCCACATGGACAggaaaatagtaataataataataataaatcataaaaaatggcAACATCAGAGGAGATGGGGTATGAAGTCACTCGAATCGAACGAACGAGATGATCTGAACCCACCACGGTCTCCGTCCAAGACTGTGTTAGTGGCGACGGCGAGGTGAAGCGAATCCACTCCGCGTTCCGATTTGGGCCGAATAATAGCATTGCTTCCCGATGCTGCTTCCTTCCGTTATAAATGCTTCCCCCTCGGCCACCTGCGAGACGATGCTTCTGAGATCGtcgccc includes:
- the LOC103984038 gene encoding alpha carbonic anhydrase 7, encoding MGHHKPVIIFSFLTIFFLQSVLVASQEVEDEKEFSYEKGSETGPEHWGEIHKDWAACGKGHMQSPIDLTHKRVQILPHLGRLRRSYHPAEAILKNRGHDIMLKWEEEAGGLWINGTEYALKQLHWHSPSEHTVDGRRFSLEMHMVHESTDNKTAVVGILYTIGRHDPFLAKLERYIEKIADKHEAEEAVGMVDPRHIKRGSRKYYRYMGSLTTPPCTEGVVWTIVKKVRTVTRKQVALLREAVHDDSEMNARPTQKINDRMIGLYRPRPHQQ